The proteins below are encoded in one region of Acanthochromis polyacanthus isolate Apoly-LR-REF ecotype Palm Island chromosome 4, KAUST_Apoly_ChrSc, whole genome shotgun sequence:
- the ddr2a gene encoding discoidin domain-containing receptor 2 isoform X2, producing the protein MCFGMKHLWDIHFLLIILLYLLGAVTSQVNPGVCRYPLGMSSGQIQDEDISASSQWSESTAARYGRLDCEEGDGAWCPEITVEPDSLKEFLQIDLRSLHFITLVGTQGRHAGGIGNEFAQMYKIKYSRDGRRWISWRNRQGKQVIEGNRNAYDIVLKDLEPPIIARFVRFMPVTDHSMNVCMRVELYGCEWLDGLVSYNAPAGEQMILPAYPVYVNDSVYDGAIIHSMTEGLGQLTDGVCGLDDFTLSHVYNVWPGYDYVGWNNESFPSGYVEIMFEFDRTRNFTTMKVHCNNMFSRHVKAFRQVVCYFHSESDWEATPLTFSPVVDEKNPSARFVTVNLANHMASAIKCQFYFSDAWMLFSEITFQSDTAMYNTTLAPPKTGLPPPQPDPTHKVDDSNTRILIGCLVAIIFILVAIIVIILWRQVCQKMLEKSETFGYNHNQSSTNSEQESNSTYERIFPLGPDYQEPSRLICKLPEFAQSSEEPASTSTAASKSTTTTAVVQDGVPHYAEADIVNLQGVTGSNTYAIPAVTMDLLSGKDVAVEEFPRKLLTFKEKLGEGQFGEVHLCEAEGMQEFMNKEFLFDIPEDQPVLVAVKMLRSDANKNARNDFLKEIKIMSRLKDPNIIRLLAVCIYSDPLCMITEYMENGDLNQFLSRHEPEGQLALLSNAPTVSFNNLCYMATQIASGMKYLSSLNFVHRDLATRNCLVGKNYTIKIADFGMSRNLYSGDYYRIQGRAVLPIRWMSWESILLGKFTTASDVWAFGVTLWEILNFCKEQPYSQLTDEQVIENTGEFFRDQKRQIYLPQPVLCPDSLYKIMLSCWRRNTKERPSFQEIQKALLEIQP; encoded by the exons atgtgttttgggATGAAGCACCTGTGGGACATTCACTTCCTCCTGATCATCCTCCTCTACCTGCTAGGAGCCGTCACATCGCAGGTCAACCCAG GTGTGTGTCGGTATCCTCTGGGGATGTCATCAGGTCAGATCCAGGACGAGGACATCTCGGCCTCCAGCCAGTGGTCGGAGTCCACCGCGGCCAGATACGGCAG GTTGGACTGTGAGGAGGGCGACGGTGCGTGGTGTCCGGAGATAACCGTGGAGCCGGATAGCCTGAAGGAGTTCCTCCAGATCGACCTGCGCTCGCTGCACTTCATCACCCTCGTGGGCACCCAGGGGCGCCACGCTGGAGGCATCGGCAACGAGTTCGCCCAGATGTACAAGATTAAGTACAGTCGAGACGGCCGACGCTGGATCTCGTGGAGGAACAGGCAGGGCAAGCAG GTAATCGAAGGCAACAGGAACGCCTACGACATCGTCCTCAAAGACCTGGAGCCGCCCATCATCGCTCGCTTCGTCCGCTTCATGCCGGTAACGGATCACTCCATGAACGTCTGCATGAGGGTGGAGCTCTACGGCTGCGAGTGGCTCG ATGGTCTGGTTTCATACAACGCTCCAGCAGGAGAACAGATGATCCTCCCTGCCTACCCTGTTTATGTCAACGACTCGGTCTACGATGGAGCCATCATCCACAG TATGACTGAAGGTTTGGGCCAGCTGACGGATGGAGTCTGTGGTCTGGACGATTTCACTCTCAGTCACGTCTACAACGTTTGGCCCGGATACGACTACGTGGGCTGGAACAACGAAAGCTTCCCCAGTGGATACGTTGAAATAATGTTTGAGTTCGACCGAACACGAAACTTTACCACCATGAAG GTCCACTGCAACAACATGTTCTCTCGGCACGTCAAGGCCTTCCGCCAGGTGGTCTGTTACTTCCACTCGGAGTCGGACTGGGAGGCCACACCGCTCACCTTCAGCCCGGTGGTGGACGAGAAGAATCCGAGCGCCCGATTTGTCACCGTCAACCTGGCCAATCACATGGCCAGTGCCATCAAGTGCCAGTTCTACTTTTCTGATGCCTGGATGCTGTTCAGTGAGATCACCTTCCAGTCAG ATACAGCCATGTACAACACAACTTTGGCTCCACCCAAGACAGGACTGCCACCACCACAGCCAG ACCCCACCCACAAAGTAGACGACAGCAACACCCGGATTCTGATCGGTTGCTTGGTGGCCATCATCTTCATCCTCGTGgccatcatcgtcatcatcttGTGGAGGCAGGTGTGTCAGAAGATGTTGGAGAAG AGTGAGACATTTGGCTACAACCACAACCAGTCGAGCACAAACAGCGAGCAGGAATCTAATTCCACCTACGAGCGCATCTTCCCTCTCGGTCCCGACTACCAGGAACCGTCACGTCTCATATGCAAGCTGCCGGAGTTTGCACAGAGCTCAGAAGAACCCG CTTCCACCAGCACAGCAGCCTCTAAATCCACCACCACAACTGCCGTGGTCCAGGATGGCGTCCCACACTATGCAGAGGCGGACATTGTGAACCTTCAAGGCGTGACGGGAAGCAACACATATGCCATCCCTGCAGTAACCATGGACCTGTTGTCAGGGAAGGACGTCGCCGTTGAGGAGTTCCCAAGAAAACTGCTCACGTTTAAAGAGAAGCTGGGAGAAGGCCAGTTTGGGGAG GTCCACTTGTGTGAAGCAGAGGGAATGCAGGAGTTTATGAATAAAGAGTTTTTGTTTGACATCCCCGAGGACCAGCCGGTCTTAGTGGCTGTCAAGATGCTGCGTTCAGATGCCAACAAAAACGCAAG GAATGACTTCCTGAAAGAGATAAAGATCATGTCGCGTTTGAAGGACCCCAACATCATTCGCCTTCTGGCTGTGTGCATCTACAGCGACCCTCTCTGTATGATCACAGAGTACATGGAGAACGGAGATCTCAACCAGTTCCTGTCCCGTCATGAACCAGAGGGACAACTGGCTCTGCTGAGCAACGCGCCGACTGTCAG CTTCAACAATCTGTGCTACATGGCCACTCAGATAGCCTCGGGGATGAAGTATCTCTCCTCGCTAAACTTCGTCCATCGAGACTTGGCCACAAGGAACTGCCTGGTGGGCAAAAACTACACAATAAAGATAGCTGACTTTGGCATGAGCAGGAACCTGTACAGCGGCGACTACTACCGCATCCAGGGGAGAGCGGTGCTGCCCATACGCTGGATGTCCTGGGAGAGCATCCTGCTG ggTAAATTCACCACAGCGAGTGACGTGTGGGCTTTCGGTGTGACCCTGTGGGAGATACTAAACTTCTGCAAGGAGCAGCCGTATTCTCAGCTCACTGATGAGCAGGTGATAGAAAACACAGGGGAGTTTTTCAGGGACCAGAAACGACAG ATCTACCTGCCTCAGCCTGTGCTGTGTCCAGACTCGCTCTACAAGATCAtgctgagctgctggaggaggaacACGAAGGAACGGCCCTCCTTCCAGGAAATACAGAAAGCCCTCCTGGAAATACAACCTTAA
- the ddr2a gene encoding discoidin domain-containing receptor 2 isoform X1, producing the protein MCFGMKHLWDIHFLLIILLYLLGAVTSQVNPGVCRYPLGMSSGQIQDEDISASSQWSESTAARYGRLDCEEGDGAWCPEITVEPDSLKEFLQIDLRSLHFITLVGTQGRHAGGIGNEFAQMYKIKYSRDGRRWISWRNRQGKQVIEGNRNAYDIVLKDLEPPIIARFVRFMPVTDHSMNVCMRVELYGCEWLDGLVSYNAPAGEQMILPAYPVYVNDSVYDGAIIHSMTEGLGQLTDGVCGLDDFTLSHVYNVWPGYDYVGWNNESFPSGYVEIMFEFDRTRNFTTMKVHCNNMFSRHVKAFRQVVCYFHSESDWEATPLTFSPVVDEKNPSARFVTVNLANHMASAIKCQFYFSDAWMLFSEITFQSDTAMYNTTLAPPKTGLPPPQPDPTHKVDDSNTRILIGCLVAIIFILVAIIVIILWRQVCQKMLEKASRRMLDDELTASLSIQSETFGYNHNQSSTNSEQESNSTYERIFPLGPDYQEPSRLICKLPEFAQSSEEPASTSTAASKSTTTTAVVQDGVPHYAEADIVNLQGVTGSNTYAIPAVTMDLLSGKDVAVEEFPRKLLTFKEKLGEGQFGEVHLCEAEGMQEFMNKEFLFDIPEDQPVLVAVKMLRSDANKNARNDFLKEIKIMSRLKDPNIIRLLAVCIYSDPLCMITEYMENGDLNQFLSRHEPEGQLALLSNAPTVSFNNLCYMATQIASGMKYLSSLNFVHRDLATRNCLVGKNYTIKIADFGMSRNLYSGDYYRIQGRAVLPIRWMSWESILLGKFTTASDVWAFGVTLWEILNFCKEQPYSQLTDEQVIENTGEFFRDQKRQIYLPQPVLCPDSLYKIMLSCWRRNTKERPSFQEIQKALLEIQP; encoded by the exons atgtgttttgggATGAAGCACCTGTGGGACATTCACTTCCTCCTGATCATCCTCCTCTACCTGCTAGGAGCCGTCACATCGCAGGTCAACCCAG GTGTGTGTCGGTATCCTCTGGGGATGTCATCAGGTCAGATCCAGGACGAGGACATCTCGGCCTCCAGCCAGTGGTCGGAGTCCACCGCGGCCAGATACGGCAG GTTGGACTGTGAGGAGGGCGACGGTGCGTGGTGTCCGGAGATAACCGTGGAGCCGGATAGCCTGAAGGAGTTCCTCCAGATCGACCTGCGCTCGCTGCACTTCATCACCCTCGTGGGCACCCAGGGGCGCCACGCTGGAGGCATCGGCAACGAGTTCGCCCAGATGTACAAGATTAAGTACAGTCGAGACGGCCGACGCTGGATCTCGTGGAGGAACAGGCAGGGCAAGCAG GTAATCGAAGGCAACAGGAACGCCTACGACATCGTCCTCAAAGACCTGGAGCCGCCCATCATCGCTCGCTTCGTCCGCTTCATGCCGGTAACGGATCACTCCATGAACGTCTGCATGAGGGTGGAGCTCTACGGCTGCGAGTGGCTCG ATGGTCTGGTTTCATACAACGCTCCAGCAGGAGAACAGATGATCCTCCCTGCCTACCCTGTTTATGTCAACGACTCGGTCTACGATGGAGCCATCATCCACAG TATGACTGAAGGTTTGGGCCAGCTGACGGATGGAGTCTGTGGTCTGGACGATTTCACTCTCAGTCACGTCTACAACGTTTGGCCCGGATACGACTACGTGGGCTGGAACAACGAAAGCTTCCCCAGTGGATACGTTGAAATAATGTTTGAGTTCGACCGAACACGAAACTTTACCACCATGAAG GTCCACTGCAACAACATGTTCTCTCGGCACGTCAAGGCCTTCCGCCAGGTGGTCTGTTACTTCCACTCGGAGTCGGACTGGGAGGCCACACCGCTCACCTTCAGCCCGGTGGTGGACGAGAAGAATCCGAGCGCCCGATTTGTCACCGTCAACCTGGCCAATCACATGGCCAGTGCCATCAAGTGCCAGTTCTACTTTTCTGATGCCTGGATGCTGTTCAGTGAGATCACCTTCCAGTCAG ATACAGCCATGTACAACACAACTTTGGCTCCACCCAAGACAGGACTGCCACCACCACAGCCAG ACCCCACCCACAAAGTAGACGACAGCAACACCCGGATTCTGATCGGTTGCTTGGTGGCCATCATCTTCATCCTCGTGgccatcatcgtcatcatcttGTGGAGGCAGGTGTGTCAGAAGATGTTGGAGAAG GCCTCTCGTCGGATGCTGGACGATGAACTAACTGCTAGTTTGTCGATACAGAGTGAGACATTTGGCTACAACCACAACCAGTCGAGCACAAACAGCGAGCAGGAATCTAATTCCACCTACGAGCGCATCTTCCCTCTCGGTCCCGACTACCAGGAACCGTCACGTCTCATATGCAAGCTGCCGGAGTTTGCACAGAGCTCAGAAGAACCCG CTTCCACCAGCACAGCAGCCTCTAAATCCACCACCACAACTGCCGTGGTCCAGGATGGCGTCCCACACTATGCAGAGGCGGACATTGTGAACCTTCAAGGCGTGACGGGAAGCAACACATATGCCATCCCTGCAGTAACCATGGACCTGTTGTCAGGGAAGGACGTCGCCGTTGAGGAGTTCCCAAGAAAACTGCTCACGTTTAAAGAGAAGCTGGGAGAAGGCCAGTTTGGGGAG GTCCACTTGTGTGAAGCAGAGGGAATGCAGGAGTTTATGAATAAAGAGTTTTTGTTTGACATCCCCGAGGACCAGCCGGTCTTAGTGGCTGTCAAGATGCTGCGTTCAGATGCCAACAAAAACGCAAG GAATGACTTCCTGAAAGAGATAAAGATCATGTCGCGTTTGAAGGACCCCAACATCATTCGCCTTCTGGCTGTGTGCATCTACAGCGACCCTCTCTGTATGATCACAGAGTACATGGAGAACGGAGATCTCAACCAGTTCCTGTCCCGTCATGAACCAGAGGGACAACTGGCTCTGCTGAGCAACGCGCCGACTGTCAG CTTCAACAATCTGTGCTACATGGCCACTCAGATAGCCTCGGGGATGAAGTATCTCTCCTCGCTAAACTTCGTCCATCGAGACTTGGCCACAAGGAACTGCCTGGTGGGCAAAAACTACACAATAAAGATAGCTGACTTTGGCATGAGCAGGAACCTGTACAGCGGCGACTACTACCGCATCCAGGGGAGAGCGGTGCTGCCCATACGCTGGATGTCCTGGGAGAGCATCCTGCTG ggTAAATTCACCACAGCGAGTGACGTGTGGGCTTTCGGTGTGACCCTGTGGGAGATACTAAACTTCTGCAAGGAGCAGCCGTATTCTCAGCTCACTGATGAGCAGGTGATAGAAAACACAGGGGAGTTTTTCAGGGACCAGAAACGACAG ATCTACCTGCCTCAGCCTGTGCTGTGTCCAGACTCGCTCTACAAGATCAtgctgagctgctggaggaggaacACGAAGGAACGGCCCTCCTTCCAGGAAATACAGAAAGCCCTCCTGGAAATACAACCTTAA